Proteins found in one Geomonas subterranea genomic segment:
- a CDS encoding helix-turn-helix transcriptional regulator, with the protein MTAEGLSRVAHFSKFHFHRQFTLYTGMGVFAFIRQMRLKHASYRLCYRREERIIDIALDAGFESPEAFSRVFKQMFGQSSSQFRKSPEWHPWKECSRPPPTLKKRRHGRAAAAKASKAPAGICTSRLGAFVVYLLEVIVYTLSAGREGTCTFRRIQAIPVRDESKSMGPRSGLRFCSRRDAE; encoded by the coding sequence TTGACGGCCGAGGGACTGAGCCGGGTGGCGCATTTCTCGAAATTCCACTTCCACCGGCAGTTCACGCTCTACACCGGGATGGGGGTCTTCGCCTTCATCCGGCAGATGCGGCTGAAGCACGCCTCGTACCGGCTCTGCTACAGACGCGAGGAGCGGATCATCGATATCGCCCTAGATGCTGGCTTCGAGAGTCCCGAGGCCTTCTCCCGCGTCTTCAAGCAGATGTTCGGACAGTCTTCCTCTCAATTCAGAAAATCACCGGAATGGCACCCCTGGAAGGAGTGCTCCCGGCCGCCGCCCACGCTAAAGAAGAGAAGACATGGAAGGGCGGCCGCTGCAAAAGCGTCAAAGGCTCCGGCCGGGATTTGCACCTCCCGGCTCGGAGCCTTTGTTGTTTACTTATTAGAGGTAATAGTGTATACGCTTTCGGCAGGGCGAGAGGGAACCTGCACCTTCCGACGCATCCAGGCAATTCCCGTACGCGACGAATCGAAGTCCATGGGGCCCCGATCGGGCCTGCGGTTTTGCAGCCGTCGAGACGCGGAGTGA